The Paeniglutamicibacter sulfureus genome includes a region encoding these proteins:
- the fabG gene encoding 3-oxoacyl-ACP reductase FabG, with protein sequence MSETPTGRSVLVTGGNRGIGLAIARAFEANGDKVAITYRSGEVPEGLLGVQADVTDTASIDAAFTEVEAAHGPVEVLVANAGVTRDMLLLRMNEDDFTSVIDTNLTGAFRVIKRASKGMIKMRKGRVVLISSVVGLYGSPGQINYAASKSGLVGIARSLTRELGSRGITANVVAPGFINTDMTAALPEATQKGYLASIPANRFAEPEEVANVVRWIASDEAAYISGAVIPVDGGLGMGH encoded by the coding sequence ATGTCCGAAACCCCCACCGGCCGCAGCGTGCTGGTCACCGGAGGCAACCGCGGAATTGGCCTGGCCATCGCCCGCGCCTTCGAAGCCAACGGCGACAAGGTCGCCATCACCTACCGCAGCGGAGAGGTCCCCGAGGGGTTGCTGGGCGTTCAGGCCGATGTCACCGACACCGCCTCCATCGATGCAGCGTTCACTGAGGTTGAAGCAGCCCACGGTCCGGTAGAGGTGCTGGTTGCCAACGCCGGTGTCACGCGCGACATGCTCCTGTTGCGCATGAACGAGGACGATTTCACCTCCGTGATCGACACCAACCTCACCGGTGCGTTCCGCGTCATCAAGCGCGCCTCCAAGGGCATGATCAAGATGCGCAAGGGCCGCGTGGTCCTGATTTCCTCGGTCGTCGGCCTCTACGGTTCCCCGGGCCAGATCAACTACGCCGCCTCCAAGTCGGGCTTGGTGGGCATCGCCCGCTCGCTGACACGCGAATTGGGGTCGCGCGGCATCACCGCCAACGTCGTGGCACCCGGCTTCATCAACACCGACATGACTGCCGCATTGCCCGAGGCCACGCAGAAGGGGTACCTGGCTTCCATCCCGGCGAACCGCTTCGCAGAGCCCGAGGAAGTGGCCAACGTGGTGCGCTGGATTGCCAGCGACGAAGCTGCGTACATCTCCGGAGCCGTCATCCCCGTTGATGGCGGACTGGGCATGGGCCACTAG
- a CDS encoding VanW family protein, with protein sequence MGRKKRGPERKSHRGWLIGGACVVLAGGLYTGAAAYAGSQIPANTTVHGVNVGSLSPEAARQILAEKLTPATAQEIPVQVNGREESLDPAAAGLSIDLEGTVDELVGFDLNPATLLERFTGELQIEPASNVDEAKLRAELDSLAAKVATETAEGKLAFDGAKPVLTKPVTGVVLNVDDSVGVVSESWFDPAEPLELPAALSEPKTSAKTLETALEETAKPLVAGPIKLTDGKSTASLTPEQLGDAASFKVSGDAVTMSLDTEKLVAAAAKGADGFKSTAKDARIVLSGGAPKVIPSQNGTTIDSKNLDQLVLAASKAKNRTAKVSLTTTVPELTTAEAKKLGVKEAIVNFSTPYPAADTVRTKNLYAGSKRLNGVLVMPGETFSLEKALGPITTANGYFGSGVVVNGFATEAVGGGLSQISTQMYNAGFLAGYDDITHKPHSRWFERYPAGREATLWEGQVDMAWKNNTPYGVMIEAWVGGGKVNTRLWSTDYWKVGSKSSAKYNLTNPGTEYNPAANCKPERGGKKGFSINVTRTRTAPDKTLPAETKSWTYQPWNKVICGKKP encoded by the coding sequence ATGGGACGCAAAAAGCGCGGCCCCGAACGCAAGTCACACCGTGGTTGGCTCATTGGCGGGGCATGCGTCGTACTTGCCGGCGGACTGTACACAGGGGCTGCGGCATACGCAGGCTCGCAGATTCCGGCGAACACCACCGTCCACGGGGTGAACGTCGGCTCCCTGTCCCCGGAAGCGGCACGCCAGATCCTGGCGGAGAAGCTCACCCCTGCCACCGCGCAGGAAATCCCGGTGCAGGTCAACGGCCGTGAGGAGTCCCTCGACCCGGCCGCCGCCGGTCTCTCGATTGATCTCGAGGGCACCGTGGACGAACTCGTCGGCTTCGACTTGAACCCAGCCACCCTGCTCGAGCGCTTCACCGGCGAGTTGCAGATTGAACCGGCCAGCAACGTCGACGAGGCCAAGCTTCGCGCCGAGCTCGATTCCTTGGCCGCCAAGGTCGCAACGGAGACCGCCGAAGGCAAGCTGGCTTTCGACGGCGCAAAGCCCGTGCTGACCAAGCCGGTTACCGGTGTGGTGCTGAACGTGGACGATTCCGTGGGCGTCGTCTCGGAATCCTGGTTCGACCCGGCGGAGCCGCTGGAACTGCCCGCCGCGCTGAGTGAGCCCAAGACCTCTGCCAAGACGCTGGAGACAGCGCTGGAGGAGACGGCGAAGCCGTTGGTGGCCGGCCCGATCAAGCTCACCGATGGGAAGTCCACCGCCTCGCTGACCCCCGAGCAATTGGGCGATGCCGCCTCGTTCAAGGTCTCCGGCGACGCCGTGACCATGTCCTTGGACACCGAGAAACTGGTTGCCGCCGCAGCGAAGGGGGCCGACGGATTCAAGTCCACGGCCAAGGACGCCAGGATCGTGCTCTCCGGCGGGGCGCCGAAGGTCATCCCGTCCCAGAACGGCACCACCATCGACTCGAAGAACCTGGACCAGCTGGTCCTGGCTGCCTCCAAGGCCAAGAACCGCACCGCCAAGGTCTCCTTGACCACCACGGTCCCGGAGTTGACCACCGCGGAGGCGAAAAAGCTGGGTGTGAAGGAAGCCATCGTGAACTTCTCCACGCCGTACCCGGCTGCGGACACCGTGCGCACCAAGAACCTCTATGCCGGTTCCAAGCGGCTTAACGGCGTGCTGGTCATGCCCGGGGAAACCTTCTCGCTGGAGAAGGCGCTGGGCCCGATCACTACGGCCAATGGCTACTTCGGTTCCGGCGTGGTCGTCAACGGTTTCGCCACCGAGGCCGTGGGCGGCGGACTCTCGCAGATCTCCACGCAGATGTACAACGCCGGGTTCCTGGCCGGGTACGACGACATTACGCACAAGCCGCACAGCCGCTGGTTTGAACGCTACCCGGCCGGACGCGAGGCCACCCTCTGGGAGGGCCAGGTCGACATGGCATGGAAGAACAACACCCCCTACGGCGTGATGATCGAGGCGTGGGTCGGCGGCGGCAAGGTCAACACGCGACTGTGGAGCACCGATTACTGGAAGGTGGGCAGCAAGTCCTCGGCCAAGTACAACTTGACCAACCCGGGGACCGAGTACAATCCTGCCGCCAACTGCAAGCCCGAACGCGGCGGCAAGAAGGGCTTCTCCATCAACGTCACTCGCACGCGCACCGCACCGGACAAGACGCTCCCGGCTGAAACCAAGTCCTGGACCTATCAGCCCTGGAACAAGGTCATCTGCGGCAAGAAGCCCTAG
- a CDS encoding ABC-F family ATP-binding cassette domain-containing protein translates to MISVADLELRAGARLLMEGVSFRIDKGDKIGLVGRNGAGKTTMTRVLAGESLPAGGAVTTTGSIGYLPQDPRTPNMEQLARDRILSARGLDIIVGKLKKCQDDMASEDEAVAAKAMRQYDRIEAEFIAGGGYAAESEAAAISNNLALPDRLLNQPLSTLSGGQRRRVELARILYADAETLLLDEPTNHLDADSVTWLRGFLANHQGGLLVISHDTSLLEATVNKVIHLDANRATMDVYNLGWKRYLAQRETDERARKRERANTEKKATTLLAQANKMKARASGASAAQSMLKRVDRLMGGLDDVRVADRVAALRFPDPAPCGKTPLMAEGLSKSYGSLEIFTDVSLAIDRGSKVVILGLNGAGKTTLLRMLAGVSNPDTGDLIPGHGLKIGYFAQEHDTLDVDRSVLENMRSAAPSHMGDAEVRGILGSFMFSGDDVSKPAGVLSGGEKTRLALATIVASSANVLLLDEPTNNLDPASRAEILSALSNFSGAVVMVSHDEGAVAALNPDRVVLLPDGDEDLWNDSYLELVTLA, encoded by the coding sequence GTGATTTCCGTTGCCGATCTGGAGCTGCGCGCCGGCGCACGCCTTCTCATGGAGGGCGTCTCGTTCCGCATCGACAAGGGCGACAAGATCGGCCTCGTCGGGCGAAACGGTGCCGGCAAGACGACGATGACGCGCGTGCTGGCCGGCGAATCGTTGCCTGCCGGCGGTGCCGTCACCACCACGGGATCCATCGGCTACCTGCCGCAGGACCCGCGGACCCCCAACATGGAGCAACTGGCCCGCGACCGCATCCTCTCGGCCCGTGGCCTGGACATCATCGTCGGCAAGCTCAAGAAATGCCAGGACGACATGGCCTCGGAGGACGAGGCCGTTGCTGCCAAGGCCATGCGCCAGTACGACCGCATCGAGGCCGAATTCATCGCCGGCGGCGGCTATGCCGCCGAGTCGGAGGCCGCGGCGATCTCCAACAACCTGGCCCTGCCCGACCGCTTGCTCAACCAGCCGCTGTCCACCCTGTCCGGTGGCCAGCGCCGACGTGTCGAATTGGCCCGGATCCTCTACGCGGACGCCGAGACGCTGCTGCTCGATGAGCCGACCAACCACCTCGACGCAGACTCCGTCACCTGGCTGCGCGGCTTCCTGGCCAACCACCAGGGCGGCCTGCTGGTGATCTCGCACGACACCTCGCTGCTTGAAGCCACCGTTAACAAGGTCATCCACCTCGATGCCAACCGCGCCACCATGGACGTCTACAACCTGGGCTGGAAGCGCTACCTGGCCCAGCGCGAGACCGATGAGCGGGCCCGCAAGCGCGAGCGCGCCAACACCGAGAAGAAGGCCACCACGCTGCTCGCGCAGGCCAACAAGATGAAGGCCCGGGCCTCGGGTGCTTCCGCCGCGCAGTCCATGCTCAAGCGCGTGGACCGGCTCATGGGCGGGCTGGACGACGTCCGCGTCGCCGACCGCGTCGCGGCCTTGCGCTTCCCGGATCCGGCCCCCTGCGGCAAGACCCCGCTGATGGCCGAGGGCCTGTCGAAATCCTACGGCTCGCTGGAGATCTTCACCGATGTCTCCCTCGCCATCGACCGCGGCTCCAAGGTCGTCATCCTGGGCCTGAACGGCGCCGGCAAGACCACGCTGCTGCGCATGCTCGCCGGGGTCTCCAACCCCGACACCGGCGACCTGATCCCGGGACACGGCCTGAAGATCGGCTACTTCGCCCAGGAGCACGACACCCTGGACGTGGACCGCTCGGTGCTCGAAAACATGCGCTCGGCGGCCCCTAGCCACATGGGAGATGCGGAGGTGCGGGGCATTCTGGGTTCCTTCATGTTCTCCGGCGACGACGTTTCCAAGCCGGCCGGCGTGCTCTCCGGCGGCGAGAAGACCCGCCTGGCCCTGGCCACCATCGTGGCCTCCAGCGCGAACGTGCTGCTGCTCGATGAGCCCACCAACAACCTGGACCCGGCCTCGCGTGCCGAGATCCTCTCCGCGCTGTCCAACTTCTCCGGCGCCGTGGTCATGGTCTCGCACGACGAGGGCGCGGTTGCAGCGTTGAACCCGGACCGTGTGGTGCTGCTGCCCGACGGCGACGAGGACCTCTGGAACGATTCCTACCTGGAACTGGTCACCCTGGCCTAG
- a CDS encoding GNAT family N-acetyltransferase → MDPTDWTIGPATDPSELVAASDLFDFPVSEHGARDFLAMPGHRLLLARTADGTAVGFVSGVVMRHPDKQPEMFVYELGVAESHRRRGIAAALLRALALEALALGCTGMWTGTERGNVAALATYGSLGATVDDESVFIQWAALAEAFVPGTTPSST, encoded by the coding sequence ATGGACCCCACCGACTGGACTATCGGACCCGCTACGGACCCTTCCGAGCTGGTCGCGGCCTCCGACCTGTTCGATTTCCCGGTCAGCGAGCACGGGGCCAGGGATTTCCTGGCCATGCCGGGTCACCGGTTGCTGCTGGCAAGAACCGCCGACGGAACCGCCGTCGGCTTCGTTTCCGGCGTCGTCATGCGCCATCCCGACAAGCAACCGGAAATGTTCGTCTACGAGCTGGGCGTCGCGGAGAGCCACAGGCGCCGTGGGATCGCCGCCGCACTGTTGCGCGCACTGGCACTTGAAGCCTTGGCGCTTGGTTGCACGGGTATGTGGACCGGGACCGAAAGGGGGAATGTCGCTGCCCTGGCGACCTATGGGTCCCTGGGTGCCACGGTGGATGACGAATCGGTGTTCATCCAATGGGCAGCGTTGGCAGAGGCCTTCGTCCCGGGAACGACGCCTTCCAGCACGTAG
- a CDS encoding GTP pyrophosphokinase, with the protein MGTPWETLDDSLRDQVRGSVERYAAARPMLEHVAEAMRTRIESLFDETENTPLFVVSRVKTVESFRDKASRMLVGEEGETPALEFPSPLREIHDLVGVRVIVKLPHEIREAANLIKRRRSDFDCRSDREKDIGSVESGTYGYSSRHLILKTRGEEVVRDFQARLGGDTKITGNFVFEVQIRTILSHAWSEIEHDIRFKNAEPRAWSPHIDRQFTATAAMLEAVEDQFSELHERFETVTGFWDAEGEGAVPLGAARIQFIWQTLLPHVDRKSDDDWGWAAELLAAHGLARTREFAALLQPNVITSVRAALDHRYSPGPDRLLDDVLLWHFGTTHIDATSGGDAHRADSLRRRLVQMDAYRIKQAQNTPVPAPAAGLPASAARAALDESQAEATADSKPDSKAVPRSGGAKADQQPAKGNAKP; encoded by the coding sequence GTGGGCACCCCCTGGGAAACCCTTGATGATTCGTTGCGCGACCAGGTTAGGGGCAGCGTTGAACGGTATGCCGCTGCCCGCCCGATGCTGGAACATGTCGCCGAGGCCATGCGCACCCGCATCGAGTCCCTCTTTGACGAAACCGAGAACACCCCGTTGTTCGTCGTTAGCCGGGTCAAGACTGTCGAGTCCTTCCGTGACAAGGCCTCCCGCATGTTGGTGGGGGAGGAGGGGGAAACTCCCGCGCTGGAGTTCCCCAGCCCGCTGCGCGAGATCCACGACCTGGTGGGAGTGCGGGTGATCGTGAAGCTGCCGCATGAGATCCGCGAAGCGGCGAACCTGATCAAGCGCCGCCGCTCCGACTTCGACTGCCGCTCCGACCGGGAGAAGGACATCGGCTCGGTGGAATCGGGAACCTACGGCTATTCTTCCCGCCACCTGATCCTCAAGACCCGCGGAGAGGAGGTCGTGCGCGACTTCCAGGCGAGGCTCGGCGGGGACACCAAGATCACCGGAAACTTCGTCTTCGAGGTGCAGATCCGCACGATCCTTTCCCACGCGTGGAGCGAGATCGAGCACGACATCCGCTTCAAGAACGCCGAGCCGCGCGCCTGGAGCCCGCACATTGACCGGCAGTTCACCGCCACCGCCGCGATGCTCGAGGCGGTGGAAGACCAGTTCTCCGAGTTGCACGAACGCTTCGAGACCGTCACCGGCTTCTGGGATGCCGAGGGCGAGGGAGCAGTGCCGCTGGGAGCGGCGCGCATCCAGTTCATCTGGCAGACGCTGCTGCCGCACGTGGACAGGAAGTCCGATGACGACTGGGGGTGGGCCGCGGAACTGCTCGCCGCCCACGGACTCGCCCGCACCCGCGAATTTGCCGCGCTGCTCCAACCCAACGTGATCACCTCGGTGCGTGCGGCCCTTGACCACCGCTACTCCCCGGGCCCCGACCGCCTGTTGGACGACGTACTGCTGTGGCACTTCGGAACCACCCACATCGATGCCACCAGTGGAGGGGATGCGCACCGGGCCGATTCACTGCGCCGCCGCCTGGTGCAGATGGACGCGTACCGGATCAAGCAGGCCCAGAACACTCCCGTGCCGGCGCCCGCCGCCGGATTGCCTGCATCGGCGGCGCGAGCGGCGTTGGACGAATCCCAGGCCGAGGCGACAGCCGATTCGAAGCCAGATTCCAAGGCTGTGCCCAGGTCCGGTGGCGCCAAGGCAGACCAGCAACCTGCCAAGGGCAACGCCAAGCCCTGA
- a CDS encoding acetone carboxylase yields MSIFDSLGGASLPQGPTGPPKCSRKGCRADATVALLWNNPKIHTPERRKTWLACADHADWLENYLTERLLFKQRLPLEDAAPGSSTQGE; encoded by the coding sequence ATGAGCATCTTTGATTCACTCGGAGGCGCCAGCCTGCCCCAGGGCCCCACCGGGCCCCCGAAATGTTCGCGCAAAGGCTGCCGTGCCGACGCCACCGTTGCATTGCTGTGGAACAACCCGAAGATCCACACTCCGGAACGACGGAAAACCTGGTTGGCCTGTGCCGATCATGCCGACTGGCTCGAAAACTACCTCACCGAGCGCCTGCTCTTCAAGCAGCGCCTGCCGCTCGAAGACGCCGCACCCGGCTCGAGCACCCAAGGAGAATGA
- a CDS encoding DUF3099 domain-containing protein, producing MSEPHHNHHHDQGQPVHRITEAQESHTVEQHSRVLKYTISMSVRLACFIAAFFVHGWLQWTFLAAAIVLPYVAVVIANGGADVTKRQPAAEYFAGDDPHQLGSGTAAPETGNDQTHPTPFGEPTTEAAPARPWTAGESYEFDEFGETVTERAATEDASGSAQPDGPDAYWAAVDAPYPQEAPTTIDGSFVEDAEQPTEPGQPAAGRHRHGGTA from the coding sequence ATGAGCGAGCCACATCACAACCACCACCATGACCAGGGCCAACCGGTCCATCGGATCACCGAGGCGCAAGAGTCCCACACCGTGGAACAGCACTCCCGCGTGCTCAAATACACGATCTCGATGTCCGTGCGCCTGGCCTGCTTCATTGCTGCCTTCTTCGTGCACGGGTGGCTGCAGTGGACCTTCCTCGCCGCCGCCATCGTCTTGCCCTACGTCGCCGTCGTCATCGCCAACGGCGGTGCGGACGTGACCAAGCGCCAGCCGGCAGCGGAATACTTCGCGGGCGATGACCCGCACCAGCTTGGGTCCGGCACCGCGGCACCGGAAACCGGGAACGACCAGACCCATCCAACGCCCTTCGGCGAACCCACCACGGAAGCGGCCCCTGCCCGCCCCTGGACTGCAGGTGAAAGCTACGAATTCGACGAGTTCGGCGAAACCGTTACAGAGCGCGCCGCCACGGAGGATGCTTCCGGAAGCGCGCAGCCTGATGGCCCGGACGCCTACTGGGCGGCTGTCGACGCTCCCTACCCGCAGGAAGCGCCCACCACCATCGACGGGAGCTTTGTGGAAGATGCGGAACAGCCCACCGAACCGGGCCAGCCCGCGGCCGGCCGACACCGGCACGGGGGCACTGCATGA
- a CDS encoding uracil-DNA glycosylase: MTAIAPDHVEHSLMERRYEEQIEPVNRLLDETRALRPATSVSYVDPMHNIEEARIISLYSNIGVAHESGFIDAGSQEAATRMLGMQWQLGLRPEYILPWNVHPWHTPGEANGKFTPPQITSGLKPLLRLLKVVPRASVLIAHGTEAHRLSEQLVKTQNPLLWRRGFKTYKVKSLDGRAFAGSPERQQAHLEEIYAAYADAMARTGLAPAK, from the coding sequence ATGACAGCCATTGCCCCGGACCACGTCGAACACTCCCTCATGGAACGCCGCTACGAGGAGCAGATCGAACCCGTCAACCGTCTTCTGGACGAGACCCGCGCGCTTCGACCCGCCACCTCCGTTTCCTACGTGGATCCGATGCACAACATCGAGGAGGCGCGGATCATCTCGCTGTACTCCAACATCGGTGTGGCCCATGAGAGCGGATTCATCGACGCCGGCTCGCAGGAAGCCGCCACGCGCATGCTGGGCATGCAATGGCAGCTGGGGCTGCGTCCCGAGTACATCCTGCCGTGGAACGTGCACCCGTGGCACACCCCGGGCGAGGCCAACGGCAAGTTCACCCCGCCGCAGATCACCTCGGGCCTCAAGCCGCTGCTGCGTCTGCTCAAGGTCGTGCCGCGCGCATCGGTCCTGATCGCCCACGGCACCGAGGCGCACCGCCTCTCCGAGCAATTGGTCAAGACCCAGAACCCGCTGCTGTGGCGTCGCGGATTCAAGACCTACAAGGTCAAGTCGCTGGACGGGCGCGCCTTTGCCGGCTCCCCGGAGCGCCAGCAAGCCCACCTTGAGGAAATCTACGCGGCCTACGCCGACGCGATGGCCCGCACGGGTCTGGCTCCCGCCAAGTAA
- a CDS encoding SDR family oxidoreductase has protein sequence MNDLSAKGAIVTGSSRGIGAEVAKILAAQGAGVVINYRQKAPRANKIVAGIVEAGGRAVAVGSDLTTPEGPAALVDAAIENFGSLDVLVLNASGGMESGLGEDYALRLNRDAQVAMLEAATAKMAPGSRVVFVTSHQAHFIDQVETMDAYEPVARSKRAGELALREFIPALEAKGISFVVVSGDMIEGTITATLLDRAEPGAIEARRAAAGKLYSVEEFGAEVAAMVTADVPTGHTEYVGGAGDFLKK, from the coding sequence TTGAACGATCTTTCAGCCAAGGGCGCCATCGTCACCGGATCCTCCCGCGGCATTGGTGCCGAAGTAGCCAAGATCCTCGCCGCACAGGGTGCCGGCGTGGTCATCAACTACCGCCAGAAGGCGCCGCGTGCCAACAAGATCGTTGCCGGTATCGTCGAGGCCGGCGGCCGCGCCGTGGCCGTGGGCTCCGACCTGACCACCCCCGAGGGACCGGCCGCGCTGGTGGATGCCGCGATCGAGAACTTCGGCTCGCTCGACGTGCTGGTGCTCAACGCCTCCGGCGGCATGGAATCGGGCCTCGGTGAGGACTACGCACTGCGCCTGAACCGCGATGCCCAGGTAGCAATGCTCGAGGCGGCCACCGCGAAGATGGCCCCGGGCTCCCGCGTCGTCTTCGTCACCAGCCACCAGGCGCACTTCATCGACCAGGTCGAGACCATGGACGCCTACGAGCCGGTGGCCCGCTCCAAGCGCGCCGGCGAGCTGGCCCTGCGCGAGTTCATCCCGGCGCTTGAGGCCAAGGGCATCAGCTTTGTGGTCGTCTCCGGCGACATGATCGAGGGCACCATCACCGCGACGCTGCTGGACCGTGCGGAGCCGGGCGCCATCGAGGCCCGCCGCGCCGCCGCCGGCAAGCTCTACTCCGTCGAGGAGTTCGGCGCCGAGGTGGCCGCCATGGTCACCGCCGATGTTCCCACCGGCCACACTGAGTACGTGGGCGGGGCCGGCGACTTCCTCAAGAAGTAG
- a CDS encoding SURF1 family protein, whose product MYRFLASTRWIGWLLLVCLFATTFTFLGKWQMDRREGALTEISHVKLNYDAEPIPFAQAQGLFEELPSDGKWTPVALRGSYLADDQVVVRNRISGSRPGYEVLVPFRTLEGTTVIVDRGFLPIGNDNSGRPDAIPAPPAGTVDVQVRLKTGEPTLDRGAPEGQLASVDLATYERQLGYPVATGSYGLMYLEDPAPAAAPTQLQRPEEDEGPHLSYSFQWFAFGVLVFIGFGYAAKQQARINREDREERAAAALRGEEPVLHQAHRLRRKPKKLVRRDGSPTDEATEDAYLDELERKAAAARDAGVAGPHS is encoded by the coding sequence GTGTATCGATTCCTGGCAAGCACCCGCTGGATTGGCTGGCTGCTGCTCGTGTGCCTGTTCGCCACCACCTTCACGTTCCTGGGCAAATGGCAGATGGACCGCCGTGAAGGCGCCCTGACCGAGATCTCCCATGTGAAGCTGAACTACGACGCCGAGCCGATCCCGTTTGCCCAGGCCCAGGGTCTCTTCGAGGAACTACCCAGCGACGGCAAATGGACGCCCGTCGCCCTGCGCGGCAGCTATCTGGCCGATGACCAGGTGGTGGTGCGCAACCGCATCTCCGGCTCCCGCCCCGGCTACGAGGTGTTGGTCCCCTTCCGCACCCTGGAGGGAACCACCGTGATCGTTGACCGCGGTTTCCTGCCCATCGGCAATGACAACTCCGGGCGCCCGGACGCCATCCCCGCGCCGCCGGCGGGAACCGTGGATGTCCAGGTCCGGCTCAAGACCGGCGAGCCGACGCTGGACCGCGGGGCACCCGAGGGGCAGCTGGCCTCGGTGGACCTGGCCACCTACGAGCGGCAACTGGGATACCCCGTGGCCACCGGCAGCTATGGGCTGATGTATCTGGAGGACCCGGCTCCGGCCGCGGCACCCACCCAGCTGCAGCGCCCCGAGGAAGACGAGGGACCGCACCTGTCCTATTCCTTCCAGTGGTTCGCCTTCGGCGTGCTGGTGTTCATCGGCTTCGGCTATGCGGCCAAGCAGCAGGCCAGGATCAACCGCGAGGACCGCGAGGAGCGGGCGGCGGCTGCGCTGCGCGGCGAGGAACCGGTGCTGCACCAGGCGCACCGGCTGCGCAGAAAGCCCAAGAAGCTTGTCCGCCGCGACGGCAGCCCCACCGACGAGGCCACCGAGGATGCCTACCTCGATGAGCTGGAACGCAAGGCCGCCGCCGCACGGGACGCCGGGGTGGCCGGTCCCCACTCCTAG
- a CDS encoding DUF2637 domain-containing protein produces the protein MNEKIPNEPHKAVLRTAVAATVVIAVGAFVLSFAALTDLAQRSGIDENLAWIWPVIVDGMIVASTVAIVALNGHDRRAMIYPWTLLFFGAFVSTAANSVHAILTVGAMQSDIPPVVSALVAAMPPVVLLAITHLTVHMYQKKAEAAERRAIASYDEEAVEAEKYGLAYDDGFQAAMSDAQAAEAERLVAAKEQLAEATARARAEGRADAGKSAPGAKPAAAPSAGAKNPAAAASNAAQAFPSGKAQAMDANGPSPLYDEVAQSLDAKN, from the coding sequence ATGAATGAAAAGATCCCGAACGAGCCGCACAAGGCCGTCTTGCGCACCGCGGTGGCTGCGACCGTCGTGATTGCCGTCGGCGCATTCGTATTGTCCTTTGCCGCCCTGACCGACCTTGCCCAGCGCTCGGGCATCGACGAAAACCTGGCCTGGATCTGGCCGGTCATCGTTGACGGCATGATCGTGGCCTCCACGGTGGCCATCGTTGCGCTTAACGGCCACGACCGCCGCGCCATGATCTACCCGTGGACGCTGCTCTTCTTCGGCGCCTTCGTCTCCACGGCAGCGAACTCCGTGCACGCAATCCTGACCGTCGGCGCCATGCAGTCCGACATCCCGCCGGTGGTTTCCGCGCTGGTGGCGGCCATGCCGCCGGTCGTCCTGCTGGCGATCACCCACCTCACAGTGCACATGTACCAGAAGAAGGCAGAAGCCGCCGAGCGTCGCGCCATTGCGTCATACGACGAGGAGGCTGTCGAGGCCGAGAAATACGGGCTGGCCTACGACGACGGCTTCCAGGCTGCCATGAGCGATGCACAGGCAGCCGAGGCCGAACGCCTGGTTGCGGCCAAGGAGCAGCTGGCCGAAGCCACCGCACGGGCCCGGGCCGAGGGCCGTGCCGACGCCGGCAAGAGCGCCCCGGGCGCAAAACCGGCCGCGGCCCCGTCCGCCGGAGCGAAGAACCCGGCCGCCGCTGCTTCCAACGCAGCCCAGGCTTTCCCTTCGGGCAAGGCCCAGGCCATGGATGCCAACGGCCCCTCGCCGCTCTACGACGAGGTTGCCCAATCGCTGGATGCCAAGAACTAG
- a CDS encoding GatB/YqeY domain-containing protein gives MESLKDRLRADMTAHLKAGNKVELTTVRNLLGEINTREKGGKTPLELDDAAVISLLQKEAARRRETAMTYTEAGQLDRAAAEEQEAAVIEGYLPAALTEDEAKAIVADVVAELRAGGTELGMRQMGTVMKQVTEKVAGRFDGKALSNMVRAELA, from the coding sequence ATGGAAAGCCTCAAGGACCGCCTCCGCGCGGACATGACCGCGCACCTCAAGGCCGGGAACAAGGTGGAACTCACCACCGTGCGCAACCTCCTGGGTGAGATCAACACCCGCGAAAAGGGCGGTAAGACCCCGCTCGAACTCGACGACGCTGCGGTGATTTCCTTGCTCCAGAAGGAAGCGGCGCGTCGGCGCGAAACTGCCATGACCTACACCGAGGCCGGCCAGCTGGATCGCGCCGCGGCCGAAGAGCAGGAAGCCGCCGTCATCGAAGGCTACCTTCCGGCGGCACTGACCGAGGACGAAGCCAAGGCGATCGTCGCCGACGTCGTCGCCGAATTGCGCGCAGGTGGAACCGAGCTTGGCATGCGCCAGATGGGCACCGTCATGAAGCAGGTCACCGAAAAGGTCGCTGGCCGCTTCGACGGCAAGGCACTAAGCAACATGGTTCGCGCGGAACTGGCCTAA